A genomic segment from Pseudomonas sp. S09G 359 encodes:
- a CDS encoding DEAD/DEAH box helicase, translating to MNLPESTDTALSGFHPAVSAWFRATFASVTSAQAQAWPLIRQRRSTLIAAPTGSGKTLTAFLAVLDDLVHQGMAHGGQLPDETQVIYVSPLKALSNDIQINLQTPLAGITEHLQGMGLPPLVIRTAVRTGDTAQKDRAQMRKRAPHILVTTPESLYVLLGSDSGRQMLASTRTVIVDEIHAIAAGKRGSHLALSLERLQGLCAEPLTRIGLSATQKPIEAVSRFLVGTGRECAIVDIGHARPRDLGIEVPPVPLSAVMANDVWELVYDRLAELAREHRTTLVFVNTRRLAERLARHLSERLGKTAVAAHHGSLAKELRLDAEQRLKAGGLQVLIATASLELGIDIGDVDLVCQIGSPGSINGFLQRVGRSGHQVGGTPKGRLFATTRDDLIECAALLDCVRRGELDTLHIPVAPLEVLAQQIIAEVSAREWPEQDLLNLIHRAAPYAALDQRHYQALLQMLAEGYNGRQGIRSAYLHRDALTRTLRGRRGARLTAVTSGGTIPDNADYSVLLEPQSLNIGSVNEDFAVESIAGDIFQLGNTSYRILRVEAGKVRVEDAHGQPPTIPFWLGEAPGRSNELSSAVARLQGHLDALLGATPGELQPAQDWLTGTLGLNRASAEQILDYLARARLVLGALPSLDTLIMERFFDASGGTQLIIHTPYGSRVNRAWGLALRKRFCRTFNFELQAAASENAIVLSLSTSHSFELDEVWRYLHSHSAEHILIQAVLDAPLFGVRWRWNAGVALALPRYTGGRKVAPQIQRMKSEDLIASVFPDQIACLENLAGEREVPEHPLVEQTLDDCLHEAMDSDAWLALLRRMERGAVRLISRDLPAPSPMAAEILSARPYTFLDDAPLEERRTQAVLNRRWSDPQSTDDLGALDADAIAGVREEAWPTPHGLDEMHEALMSLACIAANEVTPQWAQWLQALATAGRAYQLHNGLWVAVERLGCLQAIYPNNLPLLAGFDEPWTFEDAVVEVLRARLGGFGPLTLIEIAAPLGLAVADVTQALARLEQEGYVLRGRFSPGATHEQWCERHLLARIHRYTVKRLRREIEPVALQDFMRFLFDWQHLSQSTRGQGSAVLPKIIGQFEGYAAAASAWDSDLLSARLKDYSATWLDELCRSGKWVWMRLSHKASAIALRSTPVVLLPRSQVGLWSGLTEPGDSTTLSPKAQKVHLALREHGALFFDELVQEAHLLRSELETALQELVGAGLVNADSFAGLRALTTPASKRQARSSRRGRGAFIGGMDDAGRWALIRRPATAAGPHSAETLEHVAMTLLRRYGVVFWRILEREADWLPSWRELLRTFHRLEARGEIRGGRFVSGLAGEQFALPEAIPLLREVRRRPHDGSLIAVCGADPLNLVGTLLPGDKVPAVSGNRIVYRDGLPAAVMVGGKQQVLVEVDQQAVQEKLIRH from the coding sequence CCCAGGCCCAGGCATGGCCGCTGATTCGCCAGCGCCGCTCGACCCTGATCGCCGCGCCCACCGGCTCCGGCAAGACGCTGACGGCGTTCCTTGCGGTACTGGACGACCTCGTCCACCAGGGTATGGCCCACGGCGGGCAACTGCCGGATGAGACGCAGGTGATCTACGTGTCGCCGCTCAAGGCGCTCTCGAACGATATCCAGATCAACCTGCAGACCCCGCTGGCCGGGATCACCGAGCATTTGCAGGGCATGGGCTTGCCGCCGCTGGTCATCCGCACCGCCGTGCGCACCGGCGACACCGCGCAAAAAGACCGCGCGCAGATGCGCAAGCGCGCGCCGCATATCCTGGTGACCACCCCGGAATCGCTGTACGTGCTGCTCGGCTCGGACTCCGGCCGGCAGATGCTCGCCAGCACGCGCACGGTGATTGTCGATGAGATCCACGCCATCGCCGCCGGCAAACGCGGCAGCCACCTGGCGCTGAGCCTGGAGCGTCTGCAAGGGCTGTGCGCCGAGCCGCTGACCCGCATCGGCCTGTCGGCCACGCAAAAGCCTATCGAAGCGGTGTCACGCTTTCTGGTGGGCACCGGCCGTGAGTGCGCCATCGTCGATATCGGCCACGCCCGCCCCCGCGACCTGGGTATCGAAGTACCGCCGGTGCCGCTGTCGGCGGTGATGGCCAACGATGTGTGGGAGCTGGTCTACGACCGCCTTGCCGAATTGGCCCGCGAACACCGCACTACGCTGGTGTTCGTCAACACCCGGCGGCTGGCCGAACGCCTGGCCCGACATTTGAGCGAACGCCTGGGCAAGACCGCCGTGGCTGCCCACCATGGCAGCCTGGCCAAAGAGCTGCGCCTGGATGCCGAGCAACGGCTCAAGGCCGGCGGGCTGCAAGTGCTGATCGCCACCGCGTCCCTGGAGCTGGGGATTGATATCGGCGATGTCGACCTGGTGTGCCAGATCGGCTCGCCTGGGTCTATCAACGGCTTTCTGCAACGGGTCGGCCGCTCCGGCCACCAGGTGGGTGGCACGCCCAAGGGGCGCCTGTTCGCCACCACCCGCGACGACCTGATCGAGTGCGCCGCGCTGCTCGACTGCGTGCGCCGGGGTGAGCTGGACACCTTGCACATTCCAGTCGCCCCGCTGGAGGTGCTGGCACAGCAAATCATCGCCGAAGTCAGCGCCCGCGAATGGCCGGAGCAAGACCTGCTGAACCTCATCCACCGCGCCGCGCCCTACGCCGCACTGGACCAGCGCCACTACCAGGCGCTGTTGCAGATGCTCGCCGAGGGCTACAACGGTCGCCAGGGCATCCGAAGCGCCTACCTGCACCGCGATGCCCTGACCCGCACCCTGCGCGGTCGCCGTGGCGCCAGGCTGACCGCCGTGACCAGCGGCGGCACCATCCCCGACAACGCCGACTACAGCGTACTGCTGGAGCCCCAGAGCCTGAACATCGGCAGCGTGAATGAAGACTTTGCGGTGGAAAGCATCGCCGGGGATATCTTCCAGCTCGGCAATACCTCCTATCGCATCCTGCGGGTCGAGGCCGGCAAGGTGCGGGTCGAGGATGCCCACGGCCAGCCGCCGACCATACCGTTCTGGCTCGGCGAAGCGCCGGGGCGCAGCAACGAGTTGTCGTCCGCCGTGGCGCGTTTGCAGGGCCACCTGGACGCGTTGCTCGGCGCCACGCCCGGCGAGCTGCAGCCGGCCCAGGATTGGCTCACCGGCACCCTTGGCCTGAACCGCGCCAGCGCCGAGCAGATCCTCGATTACCTGGCCCGCGCACGCCTGGTCCTCGGTGCGCTGCCGTCGCTGGACACGTTGATCATGGAGCGGTTTTTCGATGCATCCGGCGGTACTCAACTGATCATCCACACCCCGTACGGCAGCCGCGTCAACCGTGCCTGGGGCCTGGCCCTGCGCAAGCGGTTTTGCCGCACGTTCAACTTCGAACTGCAGGCGGCGGCCAGCGAAAATGCAATCGTGCTGTCGCTGTCCACCAGCCACAGTTTCGAGCTGGACGAGGTATGGCGTTATCTGCACAGCCACAGCGCCGAACACATCCTGATCCAGGCCGTGCTGGATGCGCCGCTGTTCGGTGTGCGCTGGCGCTGGAATGCCGGCGTGGCCCTGGCGTTGCCGCGCTACACCGGCGGGCGCAAAGTGGCGCCGCAGATCCAGCGCATGAAAAGCGAAGACCTGATCGCCAGCGTGTTTCCCGACCAGATTGCCTGCCTGGAAAACCTCGCCGGAGAACGCGAAGTACCCGAACACCCGTTGGTGGAACAGACCCTCGACGACTGCCTGCACGAAGCCATGGACAGCGACGCCTGGCTGGCCCTGCTGCGACGCATGGAGCGCGGCGCGGTGCGCCTGATCAGCCGCGACCTGCCCGCCCCCTCGCCGATGGCTGCCGAGATTCTCAGCGCGCGGCCCTACACCTTTCTTGATGATGCGCCGCTGGAAGAACGCCGCACCCAGGCCGTGCTCAACCGGCGCTGGAGCGACCCGCAGAGCACCGACGACCTCGGCGCACTGGATGCCGACGCCATTGCCGGCGTGCGTGAAGAAGCCTGGCCGACGCCCCATGGGCTGGATGAAATGCATGAGGCGCTGATGAGCCTGGCGTGCATTGCCGCCAACGAAGTCACGCCGCAGTGGGCGCAGTGGCTGCAAGCCCTGGCCACGGCTGGGCGCGCCTATCAATTGCACAACGGCCTGTGGGTGGCAGTTGAGCGCCTGGGCTGTCTGCAGGCGATTTACCCCAACAACCTGCCGCTGCTGGCGGGCTTCGATGAGCCCTGGACCTTCGAGGACGCGGTGGTGGAAGTGCTACGCGCGCGCCTCGGCGGTTTTGGCCCGCTGACGCTGATCGAGATCGCCGCGCCCCTGGGCCTGGCGGTGGCCGACGTCACCCAGGCCCTGGCCCGGCTGGAGCAGGAAGGCTATGTGCTGCGCGGTCGCTTCAGCCCCGGCGCCACGCACGAGCAATGGTGCGAGCGGCATTTGCTGGCGCGCATTCATCGCTACACGGTCAAACGTCTGCGCCGTGAGATCGAGCCGGTGGCGTTGCAGGACTTCATGCGTTTTCTGTTCGACTGGCAGCATCTGTCCCAGAGCACTCGCGGCCAGGGCAGCGCCGTGCTGCCGAAAATTATCGGACAGTTCGAAGGCTATGCCGCCGCCGCATCCGCCTGGGACAGTGACTTGCTCAGTGCGCGTCTCAAGGATTACAGCGCCACCTGGCTCGATGAACTGTGCCGCAGCGGCAAGTGGGTATGGATGCGCCTGAGTCACAAGGCCAGCGCCATCGCGCTGCGCAGTACCCCGGTGGTGCTGCTGCCGCGCAGCCAGGTGGGGTTATGGAGCGGGTTGACTGAGCCTGGCGACAGCACGACGCTGTCGCCGAAGGCGCAAAAAGTCCACCTGGCCCTGCGCGAACACGGTGCGCTGTTCTTTGATGAGCTGGTGCAGGAGGCGCATCTGCTGCGCAGCGAACTGGAAACCGCCCTGCAGGAGCTGGTGGGCGCGGGCCTGGTCAATGCCGACAGCTTCGCCGGCCTGCGCGCCCTGACCACGCCAGCCAGCAAACGCCAGGCACGTAGCAGCCGGCGCGGGCGTGGGGCGTTTATCGGCGGCATGGACGATGCCGGGCGCTGGGCGCTGATCCGCCGCCCTGCCACCGCCGCCGGCCCACACTCGGCGGAGACACTTGAACACGTGGCGATGACTTTGCTGCGCCGCTATGGCGTGGTGTTCTGGCGGATACTCGAGCGCGAGGCGGACTGGCTACCGAGCTGGCGCGAGTTGCTGCGCACCTTTCACCGGCTGGAGGCACGGGGTGAGATTCGCGGCGGGCGGTTTGTCAGCGGGTTGGCGGGTGAGCAGTTTGCCTTGCCTGAGGCGATCCCATTGCTGCGCGAGGTGCGGCGCAGGCCCCATGACGGGAGTTTGATTGCGGTGTGTGGGGCGGACCCGTTGAACCTGGTGGGAACCTTGCTGCCGGGCGATAAAGTGCCGGCAGTGAGTGGCAACCGCATTGTGTATCGGGATGGCTTGCCGGCGGCAGTGATGGTCGGCGGCAAGCAGCAGGTGCTGGTGGAGGTTGATCAGCAGGCGGTGCAGGAGAAGCTGATCAGGCATTGA